Genomic segment of Corynebacterium appendicis CIP 107643:
GGACCGAAACGGGTAGCCTGTTGGGCGCTATGACAACCCCCTCTAAGGCCAGCCGTTGGGCTGCGCATAGACATGCCCGTGCGGAAGCGAAGGCCGCGCGCGGGCCGGTGCCGCCGATCCCGCAGGAGATCTGGGTGCTCGTGTCCGCGGCGTTCTTGATCGCGCTCGGTTACGGACTGATCGCACCGATCATCCCGCAGTTCGCGGAGAGCTTCGGTGTCTCGATGGCGGCGGCAGCGGCCGTGGTGTCGGTGTTTTCGGCAGCACGGCTGGTGGGGGCGCCGGGGGCGGGACGGCTCGTCGATAAGCTCGGCTCGCGCAAGATCTACTTGTCCGGCCTGGTCATCGTCGCGGTGACCACCGGCTTGGTCGCAATCGCGCAGGAATATTGGCACATGATGGTGCTGCGCTTCCTGGCGGGGCTCGGGTCGACGATGTTCACGATCTCGGCGCAGGCGCTGATTGTGAAGGTGGCGCCGCCGCAGATCCGCGGGCGGGCGAGCTCGACGTATGCGACGGCGTTTCTGCTGGGCAATATCATTGGACCCGTTGCGGGTGCTGGCCTGTCGTTTCTGGGCATGCGCTGGCCGTTCGTGATCTACGGTTTCGGCGTAGGCTTGGCCGCGTTCGTGGTGTGGGCGCGTCTGCCCAAGTCCGACCATGACGTGGACCGCGCTGCGCGTCCCCCGATGCGTCTCGACGAGGCGTTCGCCCACCCCAGCTACCGCAGCTTGCTCGCATCGATGTTCTCCCAGGGCTGGGTGAACATGGGCGTGCGCGTGGCGATCCTCCCGCTGTTCGCGGCGTCCGTGTTCACGCACGGCGCGGCGATGTCCGGCCTCGCGCTCGCGGCGTTCGCCGCCGGCAACGCGGTGACGCTGCAATTCTCCGGCCGGCTTTCCGATGAGATCGGCCGCAAGCCCATGATCCTCTCCGGCCTGGCTACCACCGTTGTCGCGACTGCGACCCTCGGTTTCGCCACTAGCTTCTGGCCGCTGATCGCTCTGTCTGCGCTCGCCGGCGTCGGCGGCGGCCTTCTCGTGCCGAGCCAGCAGGCGACGCTGGCGGACATCATTGGCAACGACCGCTCCGGCGGCAAGACGCTGTCGGTGTTCCAGATGTGCGGCGACGCCGGCCAGGTGCTCGGCCCGATCGTGATCGGCGCGCTCGCCCAGTCCCACGGGTTCCCGACCGCCTTCGCCGTGTGCGGCGCCGTCGCCGCCGCGGCCTTCACCGTCTGGGCGCTCATGGGCCAGGAGACCCGCCCCAACCGCGCGGGCGCAGCGATGACATCCAAAGCCACCAGCACAACGAACACCAGCGCCACAACGACCACGACCACACCCACAACAAGCACGACCACAGAAACCCCCGCGAAGGAGCATTAATGCGCATCATCTACGACTGCGACCCGGGCGTGGACGACACCTACGCGCTGATCTACTTCGCGGCCGCCGCGCACGCCGGCACGCACGAGCTGGAGTGCGTGACCACCACCAGCGGCAACGTGGACGCCGACCAGTGCGCGCGCAATGCCGCGTGGATCCTCACGTTGTGCGGCCTGCCCATCATCCCGCTCGCCGCCGGCATCCCGGAGCCCCTCGGCTGGGACCTGACCACCGCGCCAGAGACCCACGGTGACACCGGCCTGGGCTACGCGCACGCCCCAGAGCGCCACGTGGAGCATGACTGGGACCGCCTGTGGATCGACGCGATCGACCGCGGCACCGAGGACCTCCACCTCATCGTCACCGGCCCCATGACCAACCTGGCCGCCTTCCGCCGCCTCCACCCGGAGCATTACGCGAAGCTGCGCCACATCACCGTCATGGGCGGCGCGTTCACCTACCCTGGCAACACCACGCCCACCGCCGAGTGGAACTTCTGGGTCGACCCCCACGCCGCCAAGGAGGTCTTCGCCGACGCCCCCGCGCCGATCACCGTGTGCCCCCTCAACGCCACGGAGCAGATGCTCCTCACCCCCGAGCGCCTCGAACACATCAAGCACACCCTCGGCGCCGCCCCCATCGCCGAGCAGCTCGACTCCATCACCCGCTTCTACTTCGAGTTCCACGAGGAGATGGGGGAGGGCTACCAGGCCCAGATCCACGACCTGTTCACCGTGCTCACCGCCACCAGCGCCATCACCCCCGAACCGCAGCTGACCACCGTCGACGTCGAAGCCGACAGCGACCTCACCCGCGGCACGTCCGTCGCCGACACCAAAGACTTCTGGGAGCGCGACCCCAACGCCGCCATCATCACCCACACAGACACCGCCACCATCGAACACGCATGGACGCTCTTCGACGACGCCTCCCACATCCTCTCCCGCATCGCCGCCGGCGACGCCGCACTGGAGAAGCTCCGGCACCTGCGGGCGGAGGACTAGGGGCTTAATTTTCTGGGGAATGTCGGATTAAGTCACATCTACTTAAATCGGCCGGCTCCACGGAACGATCAGAACAGCCGATCCGAAAAGGAATCGGTAGGTCCAAGAAGTTCATCTTGGCGCATTGCTTTCGGAGGTTCTTTCGACTCAGCTTTGAGAATTCGTTCTAGTTCTCGGCGAGCTAGATCTAGAAGCTCCTCCTCGTTCATTGCTTGAAGATTTCTGAATCCTGCCTCAATGTTAATTCGTTGAGCTAAACGGCGGGCAGCGTCAGCGGAGGGGAGCGAATCAGGATTCTCGGTCAGCGCGGACATTAGAGCCCAACGTAACTTTGGGGTGCGTCCGATTAGGCCTTCGAAAATGTACTTCCTTCTGTCATCGTTTGCTAGAACCCAACTTGTATATGCGTAAGGGTTGCCGAAATGGTTGGTGAGTGGGTATTTGAACTCTCTGTCGAGTGTAAGATTGGTAATCCACCATAAGCGTGCAATTCCATGCTGGACCAGGTTTCTAGCTTTGGGTTCGACCATCAACCAATATGTGGGTACTCGACGAGGATAAAACCCCTCTAGACTTCGTCTCTGTTCCATATAGGACCTGTGTGTTACGAAAGCTAGGTATGACCATAACCGAGGATCAGATGCCACGACCCGGTCTCTAGGGCCCAGATCTTCGAAAACTGAAACCGCATTCCTGGGCTCATGATCAACTTCTAATGGTTGGCTCCACTCGATTGGATATTTGAGCCTTACTAGATA
This window contains:
- a CDS encoding nucleoside hydrolase, with the translated sequence MRIIYDCDPGVDDTYALIYFAAAAHAGTHELECVTTTSGNVDADQCARNAAWILTLCGLPIIPLAAGIPEPLGWDLTTAPETHGDTGLGYAHAPERHVEHDWDRLWIDAIDRGTEDLHLIVTGPMTNLAAFRRLHPEHYAKLRHITVMGGAFTYPGNTTPTAEWNFWVDPHAAKEVFADAPAPITVCPLNATEQMLLTPERLEHIKHTLGAAPIAEQLDSITRFYFEFHEEMGEGYQAQIHDLFTVLTATSAITPEPQLTTVDVEADSDLTRGTSVADTKDFWERDPNAAIITHTDTATIEHAWTLFDDASHILSRIAAGDAALEKLRHLRAED
- a CDS encoding MFS transporter, with the protein product MTTPSKASRWAAHRHARAEAKAARGPVPPIPQEIWVLVSAAFLIALGYGLIAPIIPQFAESFGVSMAAAAAVVSVFSAARLVGAPGAGRLVDKLGSRKIYLSGLVIVAVTTGLVAIAQEYWHMMVLRFLAGLGSTMFTISAQALIVKVAPPQIRGRASSTYATAFLLGNIIGPVAGAGLSFLGMRWPFVIYGFGVGLAAFVVWARLPKSDHDVDRAARPPMRLDEAFAHPSYRSLLASMFSQGWVNMGVRVAILPLFAASVFTHGAAMSGLALAAFAAGNAVTLQFSGRLSDEIGRKPMILSGLATTVVATATLGFATSFWPLIALSALAGVGGGLLVPSQQATLADIIGNDRSGGKTLSVFQMCGDAGQVLGPIVIGALAQSHGFPTAFAVCGAVAAAAFTVWALMGQETRPNRAGAAMTSKATSTTNTSATTTTTTPTTSTTTETPAKEH
- a CDS encoding DUF6339 family protein, producing the protein MLVDATTHMFTEEALLLLRAELNRKDNPADFLAFTDEIKDDEQYLVRLKYPIEWSQPLEVDHEPRNAVSVFEDLGPRDRVVASDPRLWSYLAFVTHRSYMEQRRSLEGFYPRRVPTYWLMVEPKARNLVQHGIARLWWITNLTLDREFKYPLTNHFGNPYAYTSWVLANDDRRKYIFEGLIGRTPKLRWALMSALTENPDSLPSADAARRLAQRINIEAGFRNLQAMNEEELLDLARRELERILKAESKEPPKAMRQDELLGPTDSFSDRLF